A single region of the Malus sylvestris chromosome 8, drMalSylv7.2, whole genome shotgun sequence genome encodes:
- the LOC126632716 gene encoding protein phosphatase 2C 53-like, with translation MEDMSPAVALPFRVGNSVCDNPTIAAHIDITSLKLMKNTAGFLSGSVTMGSSETVAAGEEDCNCSCSGNDNFGAVSAPKEDKGGGAPLLDMISQDERNWVSSADLVGRESEDDDSLSLEGNQVLDSFCSVSVASESSSLCLEDFLVYEIGPDAGTLSSVDTEQSICCVDVVDKATDLGDSNFETEITSDPLAVTGNPEEEIGDESDPKPSAVVDQLPVETGAKETVSRSVFEVDYVPLWGFTSVIGRRPEMEDALAAIPQFLKIPIQMLIGDRILDGLSKCLHQTVHFFGVYDGHGGSQVANYCRDRVHLALVEEIESVKEGLVSVSIKDNCQAQWTNAFTNCFLKVDTEVGGKAGVEPIAPETVGSTAVVALICSSHIIVANCGDSRAVLCRGKEPMALSVDHKPNREDEYARIEAAGGKVIQWNGHRVFGVLAMSRSIGDRYLKPWIIPEPEVMFIPRTKDDECLILASDGLWDVMSNEEVCDLARRRILLWHKKNGADGLPQERGEGIDPAAQAAAEFLSNRALQKGSKDNITVIVVDLKAQRKFKSKT, from the exons ATGGAGGATATGTCTCCGGCGGTCGCGTTGCCATTTAGAGTAGGTAACTCAGTCTGTGATAACCCAACCATAGCTGCCCACATCGATATCACAAGCCTTAAGCTAATGAAAAACACGGCGGGGTTTTTATCTGGTTCTGTCACCATGGGTTCCAGTGAGACAGTTGCAGCTGGTGAAGAGGATTGTAATTGTAGTTGCTCAGGTAATGATAATTTTGGAGCAGTTTCTGCGCCGAAAGAGGACAAGGGAGGGGGAGCTCCTTTGTTGGATATGATATCTCAAGACGAACGCAATTGGGTTTCTTCTGCTGATTTGGTCGGCCGTGAAAGTGAGGACGATGATTCTTTATCATTGGAAGGCAATCAGGTTCTTGATAGCTTTTGTTCAGTCTCAGTGGCGAGTGAGTCAAGTAGCTTGTGTTTAGAGGACTTCCTCGTCTACGAGATTGGTCCTGATGCAGGCACACTGAGTTCTGTAGACACGGAGCAGAGCATTTGCTGTGTTGATGTTGTCGATAAGGCTACAGATTTAGGTGATTCAAATTTTGAGACAGAGATCACAAGTGACCCCCTTGCTGTGACGGGGAACCCTGAGGAAGAAATTGGCGATGAGTCTGATCCAAAGCCATCTGCAGTTGTTGATCAATTACCTGTGGAAACGGGGGCCAAAGAAACAGTCAGCCGCAGTGTTTTTGAGGTAGACTATGTGCCGCTTTGGGGGTTTACATCCGTGATTGGAAGAAGACCAGAGATGGAAGATGCACTTGCCGCTATACCACAATTTTTGAAGATTCCAATTCAAATGCTGATTGGTGACCGCATACTTGATGGCTTGAGCAAGTGTTTACACCAAACTGTGCATTTCTTTGGAGTCTATGATGGTCATGGAGGCTCTCAG gTTGCAAACTATTGTCGTGATCGCGTTCATTTGGCTTTGGTTGAAGAGATAGAATCTGTTAAGGAAGGCCTAGTTAGTGTAAGTATCAAAGACAATTGCCAAGCGCAATGGACAAATGCATTTACGAATTGTTTTCTTAAGGTTGATACTGAGGTTGGAGGGAAGGCTGGTGTTGAGCCCATTGCCCCAGAAACTGTTGGTTCCACTGCTGTTGTTGCCCTTATTTGCTCGTCTCATATCATAGTAGCAAACTGTGGAGATTCGAGAGCAGTTCTGTGTCGTGGTAAAGAACCCATGGCATTGTCGGTGGATCATAAA CCAAATCGGGAAGATGAATATGCAAGGATTGAAGCAGCTGGAGGCAAGGTCATACAATGGAATGGCCATCGTGTGTTTGGAGTTCTTGCTATGTCAAGGTCTATAG GCGATAGATATTTAAAACCGTGGATCATTCCAGAACCAGAAGTGATGTTTATTCCCCGGACAAAAGACGACGAGTGCCTAATTCTAGCCAGTGATGGTCTATGGGACGTTATGTCAAACGAAGAAGTGTGTGACCTTGCTCGGAGAAGAATACTCCTCTGGCACAAGAAGAATGGCGCAGATGGACTTCCGCAGGAAAGAGGCGAAGGAATTGATCCCGCTGCCCAGGCAGCCGCGGAGTTTCTTTCAAACCGTGCCCTTCAAAAAGGAAGCAAGGACAACATTACTGTGATTGTGGTAGATTTGAAAGCTCAAAGGAAGTTTAAAAGCAAAACATGA
- the LOC126632697 gene encoding aminopeptidase M1-like isoform X2 yields MEQFKGQPRLPKFAVPKRYDVRLKPDLAACKFGGSVDIDLDVVADTKFIVLNAAELSVNAGSVSFTHGGLFKVFKPSKAETFEEDGILVLEFGETLPIGSGVLAIEFEGILNDKMKGFYRSTYEHNGEKKNMAVTQFEPVDARRCFPCWDEPACKATFKITLDGVPSELVALSNMPIQEEKVNGHLKTVSYAETPIMSTYLVAVVVGLFDYVEDHTSDGVKVRVYCQVGKADQGKFALHVAVKTLELYKDYFAMPYLLPKLDMIAIPDFSSGAMENYGLVTYRETALLFDEKHSAAANKQRVATVVAHELAHQWFGNLVTMEWWTHLWLNEGFATWVSYLATDSLFPEWKIWTQFLDELTAGLKLDGLEESHPIEVEINHAAEVDEIFDAISYKKGASVIRMLQSYLGAEVFQRSLASYIKKHAYSNAKTEDLWAALEEGSGEPVNKLMNSWTQQKGYPVISVKIKDQKLEFDQTQFYSSGSQGDGQWIVPITLSCGSYDVRKNFLLQSKSETLDIKEFLGCSVGKAGCGGTSNKDNALFSWIKVNVDQTGFYRVKYEDELAAALRNAIEKKQLSETDRFGILDDSFALSMSRKQSFASLLTLLSAYREDLDYIVLSNLITISYYLARIAADAVPGLLDHIKQFFIGLFQYSAERLGWQPKPGESHLDAMLRGDVLNALAVFGHDLTLDEASRRFHAFLEDRNTPLLPPDIRKAAYVAVMQRTSLSNRSGYESLLRVYRESDLSQEKTRILGSLASCPDPNITLEVLNFILTPEVRSQDAVFGLAVSNEGRETAWTWMKDNWEHISKTWGSGFLITRFVSSIVSPFASFDKVKEVDEFFKPRPNPAITRTLKQSIERVQINAKWVQSVQSEKDLADVVTELARRKY; encoded by the exons ATGGAGCAGTTCAAAGGCCAGCCCCGGCTTCCGAAATTCGCCGTCCCGAAACGGTACGATGTAAGGCTGAAGCCGGACCTCGCCGCCTGCAAATTCGGCGGCTCCGTCGACATCGACCTCGATGTCGTCGCCGATACCAAATTCATCGTCCTCAACGCCGCCGAGCTTTCCGTCAATGCGGGCTCCGTCTCTTTCACTCACGGAGGCTTGTTCAAG GTTTTCAAGCCTTCGAAGGCCGAGACGTTCGAAGAGGATGGAATTTTGGTTTTGGAATTTGGCGAGACGCTTCCGATTGGGTCTGGAGTTTTGGCTATTGAATTTGAAGGAATTTTGAATGACAAGATGAAGGGTTTCTACAGAAG TACATATGAGCACAACGGTGAGAAGAAAAATATGGCAGTTACACAGTTTGAGCCTGTTGATGCCAGGCGGTGCTTTCCGTGCTGGGATGAACCTGCTTGCAAG GCTACATTCAAGATTACCCTTGATGGTGTTCCGTCTGAACTAGTAGCCCTTTCCAACATGCCGATTCAAGAAGAAAAAGTGAATGGACATCTGAAGACAGTTTCATATGCAGAAACACCAATTATGTCTACATATTTGGTGGCTGTTGTTGTCGGATTGTTTGATTACGTTGAAGATCATACTTCTGATG GGGTCAAAGTGCGGGTATATTGTCAAGTTGGTAAGGCAGACCAAGGGAAGTTTGCTTTGCACGTTGCTGTCAAGACACTTGAATTGTACAAAGA TTACTTTGCCATGCCATATCTGTTGCCCAAATTGGATATGATTGCAATACCTGATTTTTCTTCCGGCGCCATGGAGAATTATGGTTTAGTTACATACCGAGAAACAGCTTTGCTTTTTGATGAAAAACATTCTGCAGCTGCCAACAAGCAAAGG GTTGCGACTGTCGTGGCACATGAATTGGCACACCAGTGGTTTGGCAATCTTGTAACTATGGAATGGTGGACGCATTTATGGCTGAATGAGGGATTTGCAACATGG GTGAGCTATTTAGCTACTGATAGCTTGTTCCCAGAGTGGAAAATATGGACTCAGTTTCTTGATGAACTCACTGCTGGTCTTAAGCTGGATGGGCTTGAAGAATCTCACCCCATTGAG GTGGAGATCAATCATGCTGCTGAGGTTGATGAAATATTCGATGCGATAAGCTATAAAAAAGGTGCTTCTGTTATTCGGATGCTGCAAAGCTATCTAGGTGCTGAAGTCTTCCAG AGGTCACTTGCTTCGTATATCAAAAAGCATGCTTACTCAAATGCGAAGACAGAAGATTTGTGGGCTGCCCTTGAGGAGGGATCTGGTGAACCTGTAAACAAGCTAATGAATTCATGGACACAGCAAAAAGGTTACCCGGTTATTTCTGTCAAAATCAAAGATCAGAAATTGGAGTTTGATCAG aCACAATTCTACTCAAGCGGTTCCCAAGGCGATGGGCAATGGATTGTGCCGATCACATTATCCTGTGGCTCGTACGATGTGCGCAAGAATTTCCTACTACAATCGAAGTCTGAAACTCTTGACATAAAGGAATTTCTGGGTTGCTCAGTAGGAAAGGCTGGATGTGGAGGCACAAGCAACAAAGACAACGCATTATTCAGTTGGATAAAAGTCAATGTGGATCAGACTGGTTTTTACAGAGTGAAATATGAGGATGAACTTGCAGCTGCACTTAGAAACGCTATTGAAAAGAAACAATTGTCTGAAACTGACAGATTTG GCATTTTGGATGATTCATTTGCCCTGTCAATGTCTCGCAAGCAGTCTTTTGCTTCATTGCTTACCTTGTTGAGTGCTTACAGAGAGGACCTTGACTATATCGTTCTGTCAAATTTGATTACT ATAAGTTATTATCTGGCAAGAATTGCAGCTGATGCTGTACCCGGACTACTGGATCACATTAAACAATTCTTTATTGGACTTTTCCAGTATTCCGCAGA GAGGCTTGGTTGGCAGCCTAAACCCGGCGAAAGCCATTTAGATGCAATGTTGAGAGGAGACGTTTTGAATGCACTTGCTGTTTTTGGTCATGACCTGACGTTAGATGAAGCAAGTAGGCGTTTTCATGCGTTTTTAGAAGACAGAAACACGCCCCTCCTTCCCCCTGACATTAGAAAG GCAGCATATGTGGCTGTAATGCAAAGAACAAGCTTATCTAACCGATCAGGCTACGAATCTCTTCTTAGAGTCTACAGAGAGAGTGATCTAAGCCAGGAGAAAACCCGCATTCTAG GTTCATTAGCGTCTTGTCCCGATCCCAATATTACACTGGAAGTTCTCAACTTTATATTGACTCCTGAG GTTCGCAGTCAGGATGCTGTCTTTGGCCTTGCTGTTAGTAATGAAGGTCGGGAAACAGCTTGGACGTGGATGAAG GATAACTGGGAGCACATCTCAAAGACCTGGGGGTCTGGATTTCTAATCACTCGCTTTGTCAGTTCAATTGTTTCACCG TTTGCTTCGTTTGACAAGGTTAAGGAAGTAGATGAGTTCTTCAAACCCCGTCCCAACCCTGCGATAACCAGAACCTTGAAGCAGAGCATTGAGCGGGTGCAAATCAACGCCAAGTGGGTTCAGAGTGTTCAGAGCGAGAAAGACCTTGCCGACGTCGTGACGGAGTTGGCACGCCGGAAATACTAG
- the LOC126632697 gene encoding aminopeptidase M1-like isoform X1: MEQFKGQPRLPKFAVPKRYDVRLKPDLAACKFGGSVDIDLDVVADTKFIVLNAAELSVNAGSVSFTHGGLFKFEQVFKPSKAETFEEDGILVLEFGETLPIGSGVLAIEFEGILNDKMKGFYRSTYEHNGEKKNMAVTQFEPVDARRCFPCWDEPACKATFKITLDGVPSELVALSNMPIQEEKVNGHLKTVSYAETPIMSTYLVAVVVGLFDYVEDHTSDGVKVRVYCQVGKADQGKFALHVAVKTLELYKDYFAMPYLLPKLDMIAIPDFSSGAMENYGLVTYRETALLFDEKHSAAANKQRVATVVAHELAHQWFGNLVTMEWWTHLWLNEGFATWVSYLATDSLFPEWKIWTQFLDELTAGLKLDGLEESHPIEVEINHAAEVDEIFDAISYKKGASVIRMLQSYLGAEVFQRSLASYIKKHAYSNAKTEDLWAALEEGSGEPVNKLMNSWTQQKGYPVISVKIKDQKLEFDQTQFYSSGSQGDGQWIVPITLSCGSYDVRKNFLLQSKSETLDIKEFLGCSVGKAGCGGTSNKDNALFSWIKVNVDQTGFYRVKYEDELAAALRNAIEKKQLSETDRFGILDDSFALSMSRKQSFASLLTLLSAYREDLDYIVLSNLITISYYLARIAADAVPGLLDHIKQFFIGLFQYSAERLGWQPKPGESHLDAMLRGDVLNALAVFGHDLTLDEASRRFHAFLEDRNTPLLPPDIRKAAYVAVMQRTSLSNRSGYESLLRVYRESDLSQEKTRILGSLASCPDPNITLEVLNFILTPEVRSQDAVFGLAVSNEGRETAWTWMKDNWEHISKTWGSGFLITRFVSSIVSPFASFDKVKEVDEFFKPRPNPAITRTLKQSIERVQINAKWVQSVQSEKDLADVVTELARRKY; this comes from the exons ATGGAGCAGTTCAAAGGCCAGCCCCGGCTTCCGAAATTCGCCGTCCCGAAACGGTACGATGTAAGGCTGAAGCCGGACCTCGCCGCCTGCAAATTCGGCGGCTCCGTCGACATCGACCTCGATGTCGTCGCCGATACCAAATTCATCGTCCTCAACGCCGCCGAGCTTTCCGTCAATGCGGGCTCCGTCTCTTTCACTCACGGAGGCTTGTTCAAG TTTGAGCAGGTTTTCAAGCCTTCGAAGGCCGAGACGTTCGAAGAGGATGGAATTTTGGTTTTGGAATTTGGCGAGACGCTTCCGATTGGGTCTGGAGTTTTGGCTATTGAATTTGAAGGAATTTTGAATGACAAGATGAAGGGTTTCTACAGAAG TACATATGAGCACAACGGTGAGAAGAAAAATATGGCAGTTACACAGTTTGAGCCTGTTGATGCCAGGCGGTGCTTTCCGTGCTGGGATGAACCTGCTTGCAAG GCTACATTCAAGATTACCCTTGATGGTGTTCCGTCTGAACTAGTAGCCCTTTCCAACATGCCGATTCAAGAAGAAAAAGTGAATGGACATCTGAAGACAGTTTCATATGCAGAAACACCAATTATGTCTACATATTTGGTGGCTGTTGTTGTCGGATTGTTTGATTACGTTGAAGATCATACTTCTGATG GGGTCAAAGTGCGGGTATATTGTCAAGTTGGTAAGGCAGACCAAGGGAAGTTTGCTTTGCACGTTGCTGTCAAGACACTTGAATTGTACAAAGA TTACTTTGCCATGCCATATCTGTTGCCCAAATTGGATATGATTGCAATACCTGATTTTTCTTCCGGCGCCATGGAGAATTATGGTTTAGTTACATACCGAGAAACAGCTTTGCTTTTTGATGAAAAACATTCTGCAGCTGCCAACAAGCAAAGG GTTGCGACTGTCGTGGCACATGAATTGGCACACCAGTGGTTTGGCAATCTTGTAACTATGGAATGGTGGACGCATTTATGGCTGAATGAGGGATTTGCAACATGG GTGAGCTATTTAGCTACTGATAGCTTGTTCCCAGAGTGGAAAATATGGACTCAGTTTCTTGATGAACTCACTGCTGGTCTTAAGCTGGATGGGCTTGAAGAATCTCACCCCATTGAG GTGGAGATCAATCATGCTGCTGAGGTTGATGAAATATTCGATGCGATAAGCTATAAAAAAGGTGCTTCTGTTATTCGGATGCTGCAAAGCTATCTAGGTGCTGAAGTCTTCCAG AGGTCACTTGCTTCGTATATCAAAAAGCATGCTTACTCAAATGCGAAGACAGAAGATTTGTGGGCTGCCCTTGAGGAGGGATCTGGTGAACCTGTAAACAAGCTAATGAATTCATGGACACAGCAAAAAGGTTACCCGGTTATTTCTGTCAAAATCAAAGATCAGAAATTGGAGTTTGATCAG aCACAATTCTACTCAAGCGGTTCCCAAGGCGATGGGCAATGGATTGTGCCGATCACATTATCCTGTGGCTCGTACGATGTGCGCAAGAATTTCCTACTACAATCGAAGTCTGAAACTCTTGACATAAAGGAATTTCTGGGTTGCTCAGTAGGAAAGGCTGGATGTGGAGGCACAAGCAACAAAGACAACGCATTATTCAGTTGGATAAAAGTCAATGTGGATCAGACTGGTTTTTACAGAGTGAAATATGAGGATGAACTTGCAGCTGCACTTAGAAACGCTATTGAAAAGAAACAATTGTCTGAAACTGACAGATTTG GCATTTTGGATGATTCATTTGCCCTGTCAATGTCTCGCAAGCAGTCTTTTGCTTCATTGCTTACCTTGTTGAGTGCTTACAGAGAGGACCTTGACTATATCGTTCTGTCAAATTTGATTACT ATAAGTTATTATCTGGCAAGAATTGCAGCTGATGCTGTACCCGGACTACTGGATCACATTAAACAATTCTTTATTGGACTTTTCCAGTATTCCGCAGA GAGGCTTGGTTGGCAGCCTAAACCCGGCGAAAGCCATTTAGATGCAATGTTGAGAGGAGACGTTTTGAATGCACTTGCTGTTTTTGGTCATGACCTGACGTTAGATGAAGCAAGTAGGCGTTTTCATGCGTTTTTAGAAGACAGAAACACGCCCCTCCTTCCCCCTGACATTAGAAAG GCAGCATATGTGGCTGTAATGCAAAGAACAAGCTTATCTAACCGATCAGGCTACGAATCTCTTCTTAGAGTCTACAGAGAGAGTGATCTAAGCCAGGAGAAAACCCGCATTCTAG GTTCATTAGCGTCTTGTCCCGATCCCAATATTACACTGGAAGTTCTCAACTTTATATTGACTCCTGAG GTTCGCAGTCAGGATGCTGTCTTTGGCCTTGCTGTTAGTAATGAAGGTCGGGAAACAGCTTGGACGTGGATGAAG GATAACTGGGAGCACATCTCAAAGACCTGGGGGTCTGGATTTCTAATCACTCGCTTTGTCAGTTCAATTGTTTCACCG TTTGCTTCGTTTGACAAGGTTAAGGAAGTAGATGAGTTCTTCAAACCCCGTCCCAACCCTGCGATAACCAGAACCTTGAAGCAGAGCATTGAGCGGGTGCAAATCAACGCCAAGTGGGTTCAGAGTGTTCAGAGCGAGAAAGACCTTGCCGACGTCGTGACGGAGTTGGCACGCCGGAAATACTAG
- the LOC126632718 gene encoding uncharacterized protein LOC126632718 isoform X1 — translation MEDLEEQEEEEVLGSSLTMEKVAAAKQFIENHYRAQMKNIQERKERRWVLERKLASSDVPKEVQVNLIKDLERKETEFMRLKRHKICVDDFEPLTIIGRGAFGEVRLCREKKSGNIYAMKKLKKSEMLKRGQVEHVRAERNLLAEVASHCIVKLYYSFQDDEYLYLIMEYLPGGDMMTLLIREDTLTESVAKFYIAQSVLAIESIQKHNYIHRDIKPDNLLLDKNGHMKLSDFGLCKPLDCTTLPSLHENRTMDDENMTEPMDIDTCVPDADNRSSWKSPAEQLQHWQMNRRKLAFSTVGTPDYIAPEVLLKKGYGMECDWWSLGAIMYEMLVGYPPFYSDDPITTCRKIVHWKNHLKFPEDARLTAEAKDLICRLLCDVEHRLGTGGAHQIKSHPWFKDVVWDKLYEMDAAFKPEVNGELDTQNFMKFDELDPPASARTGSSRKLQMTPKDLSFVGYTYKNFDAVKGLRQALGDARVDFTAERAAKEAELQMLASAGDPMLP, via the exons atggaGGATCTGGAGgagcaggaggaggaggaggtgctGGGTTCGAGCTTGACGATGGAGAAGGTGGCGGCGGCCAAGCAGTTCATAGAGAACCACTACAGAGCTCAGATGAAGAACATTCAGGAGCGGAAAGAGAG ACGATGGGTGTTGGAAAGGAAATTAGCTTCGTCAGATGTGCCAAAGGAGGTACAAGTCAACCTGATTAAAGACTTGGAGCGAAAAGAGACAGAATTTATGCGACTTAAAAGGCACAAGATATGTGTTGATGATTTTGAGCCTTTGACCATCATTGGTAGGGGGGCCTTTGGTGAG GTCCGATTGTGTCGGGAGAAAAAATCTGGCAATATCTACGCCATGAAAAAGTTGAAGAAATCTGAAATGCTGAAGAGAGGACAG GTGGAACATGTTAGAGCTGAAAGAAACTTGCTGGCAGAAGTTGCCAGCCATTGCATAGTTAAACTTTACTACTCCTTCCAGGACGATGAGTACTTATATTTAATAATGGAATATCTGCCTGGGGGTGACATGATGACTCTGCTGATTAGGGAAGACACATTGACTGAAAGTGTGGCTAAATTTTACATTGCACAGAGCGTACTGGCCATAGAATCTATTCAGAAACACAACTACATACACAG AGACATTAAGCCAGACAACCTGCTTCTGGATAAAAATGGTCACATGAAACTCTCGGATTTTGGCCTCTGTAAGCCTCTTGATTGTACAACTTTACCTTCACTGCATGAAAATAGAACTATGGATGATGAAAATATGACAGAACCAATGGATATCGACACATGCGTTCCTGATGCGGATAATCGGAGTAGTTGGAAAAGCCCCGCCGAACAGCTGCAACATTGGCAGATGAACAGGAGGAAGTTG GCATTTTCAACTGTGGGGACACCCGACTATATTGCACCTGAAGTGTTATTGAAGAAAGGATATGGAATGGAATGCGACTG GTGGTCATTGGGAGCAATAATGTATGAAATGCTTGTTGGTTACCCTCCATTTTATTCAGATGATCCAATAACTACATGCAGAAAG ATTGTTCATTGGAAAAACCACTTAAAATTTCCAGAAGATGCAAGGTTGACAGCTGAGGCTAAGGATCTTATTTGCAGGTTGCTGTGTGATGTTGAACATAGGCTAGGGACTGGAGGGGCACATCAAATCAAA TCTCATCCTTGGTTCAAGGATGTTGTGTGGGACAAACTCTATGAAATGGACGCAGCATTCAAACCAGAAGTGAATGGAGAGCTTGATACCCAAAACTTTATGAAGTTTGATGAG TTGGACCCGCCAGCGTCAGCAAGAACTGGATCTTCACGAAAG TTGCAAATGACTCCCAAAGATTTAAGCTTTGTTGGCTATACATACAAGAACTTTGATGCTGTGAAAGGGCTTCGTCAAGCTCTTG GTGATGCTAGGGTAGATTTTACTGCTGAACGGGCAGCCAAGGAAGCCGAGTTACAGATGCTTGCATCAGCCGGTGATCCCATGTTACCATAA
- the LOC126632722 gene encoding RNA-binding protein 1-like, producing the protein MGDPYRIYFTSPERDSVARPSFPGYLSSETPPLLFNPTIPSTDTQRSYASDFLQGDIRSMTTGTGVYAVDDAGGLRFRHEPVLGVTAGASTNGYSSLLEVPSLISQRQDVAVVSISPNVPADISLERPTGSSRNADGLPVKGESNVLFVDGLPTDCTRREVSHIFRPFVGFKDIRVVHKEPRRSGDKAMVLCFVEFADPKCALTAMEALQGYKFDNKKPESPALKIHFAHFPFSLPDDGNEHRIRIPR; encoded by the exons ATGGGCGATCCCTACCGTATATACTTCACCTCGCCCGAAAGAG ACAGTGTTGCAAGGCCAAGCTTTCCCGGCTACTTGTCGTCGGAAACACCCCCATTGCTATTCAATCCTACGATTCCCTCTACCGATACGCAGCGGAGTTATGCTTCCGATTTTCTGCAGGGAGAT ATAAGATCAATGACTACTGGTACTGGGGTATATGCTGTAGATGATGCCGGAGGTCTTCGGTTTCGTCATGAGCCAGTTCTTGGTGTAACAGCAGGAGCCAGCACAAACGGTTATTCATCTCTTTTAGAAGTTCCGAGTTTGATAAGCCAGAGACAGGATGTTGCTGTGGTAAGCATTAGTCCAAATGTTCCTGCTGACATAAGTTTAGAAAGGCCAACTGGCTCTTCAAGAAATGCCGATGGTCTTCCTGTGAAAGGGGAATCAAACGTTTTGTTTGTCGATGGACTTCCCACTGACTGTACCCGAAGAGAAGTAAGCC ATATATTTCGTCCATTTGTTGGCTTTAAAGATATCAGAGTCGTTCACAAGGAGCCTAGACGT AGTGGCGATAAGGCTATGGTTCTGTGCTTTGTGGAGTTTGCTGATCCGAAGTGTGCTCTGACTGCTATGGAAGCTCTTCAAG GTTACAAGTTTGATAACAAGAAACCCGAGTCCCCTGCATTGAAGATCCATTTTGCACATTTTCCATTCAGTCTACCAGATGACGGCAATGAACATAGAATTCGAATCCCACGGTGA
- the LOC126632718 gene encoding uncharacterized protein LOC126632718 isoform X2, which translates to MEDLEEQEEEEVLGSSLTMEKVAAAKQFIENHYRAQMKNIQERKERRWVLERKLASSDVPKEVQVNLIKDLERKETEFMRLKRHKICVDDFEPLTIIGRGAFGEVRLCREKKSGNIYAMKKLKKSEMLKRGQVEHVRAERNLLAEVASHCIVKLYYSFQDDEYLYLIMEYLPGGDMMTLLIREDTLTESVAKFYIAQSVLAIESIQKHNYIHRDIKPDNLLLDKNGHMKLSDFGLCKPLDCTTLPSLHENRTMDDENMTEPMDIDTCVPDADNRSSWKSPAEQLQHWQMNRRKLAFSTVGTPDYIAPEVLLKKGYGMECDWWSLGAIMYEMLVGYPPFYSDDPITTCRKIVHWKNHLKFPEDARLTAEAKDLICRLLCDVEHRLGTGGAHQIKSHPWFKDVVWDKLYEMDAAFKPEVNGELDTQNFMKFDELLYFCTTKPIEILTSVHLCICA; encoded by the exons atggaGGATCTGGAGgagcaggaggaggaggaggtgctGGGTTCGAGCTTGACGATGGAGAAGGTGGCGGCGGCCAAGCAGTTCATAGAGAACCACTACAGAGCTCAGATGAAGAACATTCAGGAGCGGAAAGAGAG ACGATGGGTGTTGGAAAGGAAATTAGCTTCGTCAGATGTGCCAAAGGAGGTACAAGTCAACCTGATTAAAGACTTGGAGCGAAAAGAGACAGAATTTATGCGACTTAAAAGGCACAAGATATGTGTTGATGATTTTGAGCCTTTGACCATCATTGGTAGGGGGGCCTTTGGTGAG GTCCGATTGTGTCGGGAGAAAAAATCTGGCAATATCTACGCCATGAAAAAGTTGAAGAAATCTGAAATGCTGAAGAGAGGACAG GTGGAACATGTTAGAGCTGAAAGAAACTTGCTGGCAGAAGTTGCCAGCCATTGCATAGTTAAACTTTACTACTCCTTCCAGGACGATGAGTACTTATATTTAATAATGGAATATCTGCCTGGGGGTGACATGATGACTCTGCTGATTAGGGAAGACACATTGACTGAAAGTGTGGCTAAATTTTACATTGCACAGAGCGTACTGGCCATAGAATCTATTCAGAAACACAACTACATACACAG AGACATTAAGCCAGACAACCTGCTTCTGGATAAAAATGGTCACATGAAACTCTCGGATTTTGGCCTCTGTAAGCCTCTTGATTGTACAACTTTACCTTCACTGCATGAAAATAGAACTATGGATGATGAAAATATGACAGAACCAATGGATATCGACACATGCGTTCCTGATGCGGATAATCGGAGTAGTTGGAAAAGCCCCGCCGAACAGCTGCAACATTGGCAGATGAACAGGAGGAAGTTG GCATTTTCAACTGTGGGGACACCCGACTATATTGCACCTGAAGTGTTATTGAAGAAAGGATATGGAATGGAATGCGACTG GTGGTCATTGGGAGCAATAATGTATGAAATGCTTGTTGGTTACCCTCCATTTTATTCAGATGATCCAATAACTACATGCAGAAAG ATTGTTCATTGGAAAAACCACTTAAAATTTCCAGAAGATGCAAGGTTGACAGCTGAGGCTAAGGATCTTATTTGCAGGTTGCTGTGTGATGTTGAACATAGGCTAGGGACTGGAGGGGCACATCAAATCAAA TCTCATCCTTGGTTCAAGGATGTTGTGTGGGACAAACTCTATGAAATGGACGCAGCATTCAAACCAGAAGTGAATGGAGAGCTTGATACCCAAAACTTTATGAAGTTTGATGAG CTTCTGTACTTTTGCACTACCAAACCTATTGAAATACTGACTTCCGTACATCTTTGCATTTGTGCTTAG